One Streptomyces sp. V4I8 genomic window carries:
- a CDS encoding HAD family hydrolase, translated as MIETIVLDIGETITRDDRYWALWADWLDIPRHTLSALVGAVVARGQDNAEALRLARPGIDVAAEYDAREAAGRGEFLDDSDLYDDVRPALSALRKLGMRVIIAGNQTSRAADLLRGLDLPVDLVVTSGEWNVAKPQPEFFQRVLDMAHAAPRATLYVGDHPANDLFPAKAAGLRAAHIRRGPWGHLWADDADVVTASDWRIDTLNQLTEIVEG; from the coding sequence GTGATTGAGACCATCGTGTTGGACATCGGCGAGACGATCACCAGGGACGACCGCTACTGGGCGTTGTGGGCCGACTGGCTGGACATTCCCCGACACACCCTTTCCGCCCTCGTCGGTGCGGTCGTGGCCCGGGGACAGGACAACGCGGAAGCCCTCCGGCTCGCGCGCCCCGGCATCGATGTCGCCGCTGAGTACGACGCTCGCGAGGCCGCCGGCCGCGGCGAGTTCCTGGACGACAGCGACCTCTACGACGACGTGCGGCCGGCCTTGTCCGCGCTGCGGAAGCTCGGAATGCGGGTCATCATCGCGGGCAACCAGACCTCCCGCGCCGCTGACCTGCTGCGCGGCCTGGACCTGCCCGTCGACCTTGTCGTCACGTCGGGGGAGTGGAATGTCGCGAAACCGCAACCGGAGTTCTTTCAGCGGGTACTAGATATGGCCCATGCGGCCCCGAGGGCAACCCTGTACGTCGGAGATCACCCAGCGAACGATCTCTTCCCTGCGAAGGCAGCTGGGTTGCGCGCCGCGCACATCCGCCGAGGCCCATGGGGGCACCTATGGGCCGACGATGCCGACGTCGTGACGGCGTCGGACTGGCGCATCGACACTCTGAACCAGCTCACCGAGATCGTCGAAGGCTGA
- a CDS encoding helix-turn-helix domain-containing protein, translating to MPALRKGGVGARIAYYRSVMRPKLTQEQLAAAANVSLGTIRKIERGERGVSDPTLEAIADALGIDPARLLTDRGSAHTRVHEAMPALSAAIATYDLPEDGPIRPIHELRQAVNEAARWRLAAQYTRIARRLPELLAELARAFHTASTEQRAELAGLLVLAYRSADAVAYKFGAHDLSARLIELMRWAALEADDPLLSASVAYVRTETFFAARAHTAGLRALEHALDAAPAITPSETASRGALHMRAAVIAGRLPDASAAGTHLGEARRLAERVPEDVYCGTAFGPDSVRIHEVSVAVSLGGDHVGQALTLASEWKPPHDLPAERRSGFYIELGRAQLWSGLADDAFESLKVARHIAPQHTREHPWVREDAGTLRRLKRADAENLTNFAEWCAAT from the coding sequence ATGCCCGCACTTAGGAAGGGCGGCGTTGGCGCGCGGATCGCCTACTACCGCAGCGTCATGCGCCCGAAGTTGACGCAGGAACAACTTGCCGCTGCCGCCAACGTATCGCTCGGAACCATTCGCAAGATCGAGAGAGGCGAGCGCGGTGTCAGCGATCCCACCCTCGAAGCGATCGCAGACGCTCTCGGAATCGATCCAGCTCGCCTGCTCACCGACCGCGGCTCAGCGCATACCCGCGTCCATGAGGCGATGCCCGCCCTCTCTGCCGCGATCGCTACCTACGACCTTCCTGAAGACGGTCCCATTCGGCCCATTCACGAACTGCGGCAGGCCGTCAACGAGGCCGCGCGCTGGCGACTGGCCGCCCAGTACACGCGCATCGCCCGGCGACTGCCCGAGCTGCTCGCCGAGCTCGCTCGTGCCTTTCACACCGCGTCCACCGAACAACGAGCCGAACTGGCCGGACTCCTGGTGCTGGCGTACCGGTCCGCAGATGCCGTGGCGTACAAATTCGGCGCCCACGACCTGTCAGCCCGCCTCATCGAACTTATGCGCTGGGCGGCTCTAGAGGCCGACGATCCACTGCTGTCGGCGTCCGTTGCCTACGTTCGAACAGAAACGTTCTTCGCTGCCCGCGCTCACACCGCAGGCCTGCGGGCCTTGGAACATGCTCTGGACGCCGCGCCCGCCATCACGCCGTCCGAGACCGCAAGCAGGGGCGCCCTCCACATGCGGGCCGCCGTCATTGCGGGCCGCTTACCAGATGCCTCGGCCGCAGGCACGCACCTCGGCGAAGCCCGCAGGCTGGCCGAACGGGTCCCCGAGGACGTGTACTGCGGAACAGCGTTCGGCCCAGACTCCGTGCGCATCCACGAGGTCTCCGTCGCGGTGAGCCTCGGCGGCGACCACGTCGGCCAGGCCCTGACATTAGCCAGCGAATGGAAGCCGCCCCACGACCTTCCGGCCGAACGGCGCTCCGGGTTCTACATCGAGCTCGGCCGTGCCCAGCTCTGGTCCGGGCTCGCGGACGACGCATTCGAATCATTGAAGGTCGCCCGCCATATCGCCCCCCAACACACCCGCGAACACCCGTGGGTCCGTGAGGACGCCGGGACACTGCGCCGGCTGAAGCGTGCAGACGCGGAGAACCTCACCAACTTCGCTGAGTGGTGCGCCGCCACCTGA
- a CDS encoding DUF6415 family natural product biosynthesis protein, with amino-acid sequence MPGPAAMRAAASWLLDQRTLPRHESLKLWSEDLMAFIGQLISKIEPFFASLSKNDVPARVAMVAVREARRRLHEPEAAGLLGETERVKRLARSVVALCDHHDALTGARMCVACDRPIEDGQASMPYENFSPSAGAKQSGRIHTACASTGRPRR; translated from the coding sequence ATGCCCGGCCCCGCCGCGATGCGCGCCGCCGCTTCCTGGCTCCTCGATCAGCGCACGCTGCCGCGACACGAGAGCCTCAAGCTCTGGTCCGAGGACCTCATGGCCTTCATCGGACAGCTCATTTCCAAGATCGAGCCGTTCTTCGCGAGCCTGTCCAAGAACGACGTGCCCGCCCGCGTGGCTATGGTCGCCGTCAGAGAAGCGCGCCGGCGGCTGCACGAGCCGGAGGCTGCGGGCCTGCTCGGGGAGACCGAGCGCGTGAAGCGGCTCGCCCGCTCCGTCGTGGCCCTGTGCGACCACCACGACGCGCTCACCGGGGCACGCATGTGCGTGGCTTGCGACCGGCCGATCGAGGACGGCCAAGCCTCGATGCCGTACGAGAACTTCAGCCCCTCCGCGGGCGCGAAGCAGTCCGGCCGCATTCACACGGCCTGCGCCAGCACGGGACGTCCCCGCCGCTGA
- a CDS encoding radical SAM protein, with the protein MTTPTVTGIRSVELETTGRCQLNCRHCCTSSGPKAPAGTMTRQDWLDAITDIAELGIPAVQFIGGEPTLAPYLPQYIDYALGLGLKVEVYSNLTHIRPRLWEAFQRPGVRLATSYYSDQAQQHEHITNGPGSYRRTRENIVEAVRRGIPLRVGIVAVLENQRVAEAQEQLRQLGVTSIQVDRVRKVGRGAAPGTSIPSTSELCGNCFRHRMSITPDGQVSGCILSRFLVAGNVREQRLADILAAERWQQLTDAVPMPRTACTPDDSGDCDPANTEACDPAYYAPAPTPILGVTA; encoded by the coding sequence ATGACCACTCCGACAGTTACAGGCATCCGCTCCGTGGAACTGGAGACCACCGGCCGCTGCCAGCTGAACTGCAGGCACTGCTGCACCAGCTCCGGCCCCAAGGCGCCCGCCGGGACCATGACCCGGCAGGACTGGCTGGACGCCATCACGGACATCGCCGAACTCGGCATCCCCGCTGTCCAGTTCATCGGCGGTGAGCCGACGCTGGCCCCGTACCTGCCGCAGTACATCGACTACGCGCTAGGCCTCGGCCTGAAGGTGGAAGTGTACTCGAACCTCACGCACATCCGGCCGCGGCTGTGGGAGGCCTTCCAGCGGCCGGGTGTGCGCCTGGCCACCAGCTACTACAGCGACCAGGCGCAGCAGCACGAGCACATCACCAACGGGCCCGGCAGCTACCGGCGTACCCGCGAGAACATCGTCGAAGCGGTCCGGCGGGGCATCCCGCTGCGGGTCGGCATCGTCGCGGTTCTTGAGAACCAGCGCGTCGCCGAGGCACAGGAGCAGTTGCGACAGTTAGGCGTGACGAGCATCCAGGTCGACCGGGTCAGGAAGGTCGGCCGTGGCGCCGCGCCCGGCACGTCCATCCCGAGCACATCCGAGCTGTGCGGGAACTGCTTCCGCCACCGCATGTCCATCACCCCGGACGGGCAGGTGTCGGGCTGCATACTGTCCCGGTTCCTCGTCGCCGGGAACGTCCGCGAGCAGCGCCTCGCCGACATCCTCGCCGCAGAACGGTGGCAGCAGCTGACGGACGCCGTGCCGATGCCGCGCACGGCGTGCACACCCGACGACTCCGGAGACTGCGACCCGGCCAACACCGAGGCGTGCGATCCTGCCTACTACGCCCCGGCCCCCACACCGATCCTCGGAGTGACCGCGTGA
- a CDS encoding methyltransferase domain-containing protein → MNWKDHALDLADRVTHRTSRWRGPVSYTPRHLFVPQWWERDAEQWSLREPLTDTDWYAASYGDRSLITRVGMLHADRAQADDHPTGRPTSSATLPSLVVRMLDHARIDDGDELLDVGTGSGYGAALAAQELSDASVTSMDVDPYLVEAARDRLDLAGLHPTVEVVDATGPLPGRRGKFDRIVATVAVRNVPASWLAALRVGGRLVTTIAGTSLLVTAEKRADGSAVGRVEWDRAGFMHARHGDDCPPGATHLLATAHDLDGEDVTTSPYPVVDVANAWDLDSMLGITAPGIEHSYRENGARRTAVMAHADGSWARAFTGDDGRTVVHQGGPRRLWEILDGLRAYWLQHGELPVRGAAVLITPEGQTRLARGNWRAVL, encoded by the coding sequence GTGAACTGGAAAGACCACGCCCTGGACTTGGCCGACCGGGTCACCCACCGCACCTCCCGATGGCGTGGGCCCGTCTCGTACACGCCCCGGCACCTCTTCGTGCCGCAGTGGTGGGAGCGCGACGCAGAACAGTGGAGCCTTCGCGAGCCGCTCACCGACACCGACTGGTACGCCGCCTCCTACGGCGACCGCTCCCTTATCACCCGAGTCGGCATGCTGCACGCGGACCGCGCCCAGGCCGACGACCACCCCACCGGTCGGCCTACGTCCTCGGCCACCCTGCCCAGCCTCGTCGTGCGCATGCTCGACCACGCCCGGATCGACGACGGCGACGAGCTGCTCGACGTGGGCACCGGCAGCGGGTATGGGGCAGCGCTCGCCGCGCAGGAGCTCAGCGACGCCTCGGTGACGAGCATGGACGTCGACCCGTACCTCGTCGAGGCCGCCCGCGACCGCCTCGACCTGGCCGGCCTGCACCCCACGGTGGAAGTGGTCGACGCGACCGGTCCCCTCCCCGGCCGCCGCGGCAAGTTCGACCGCATCGTGGCGACGGTCGCCGTGCGCAACGTCCCGGCCAGCTGGCTTGCAGCCCTGCGCGTCGGCGGGCGGCTGGTCACCACGATCGCCGGGACGTCACTCCTGGTGACCGCGGAGAAGCGCGCGGATGGCAGCGCGGTGGGCCGGGTGGAATGGGACCGGGCCGGTTTCATGCACGCCCGGCACGGCGACGACTGCCCGCCCGGCGCCACGCACCTGCTCGCGACCGCGCACGACCTGGACGGCGAGGACGTGACCACCAGCCCGTACCCGGTGGTCGACGTCGCCAACGCCTGGGACCTCGACTCCATGCTCGGCATCACCGCGCCGGGCATCGAGCACTCCTACCGCGAGAACGGCGCACGGCGCACGGCCGTGATGGCACACGCCGACGGCTCATGGGCCCGAGCATTCACGGGCGACGACGGGCGCACGGTCGTCCACCAGGGCGGACCGCGCCGCCTGTGGGAGATTCTCGACGGCCTGCGCGCCTACTGGCTCCAGCACGGCGAACTGCCGGTGCGCGGCGCCGCCGTGCTCATAACCCCCGAGGGCCAAACGCGACTTGCCCGCGGGAATTGGCGCGCGGTGCTCTGA
- a CDS encoding ATP/GTP-binding protein → MLTRHSIPVTAMMVMATVVGTVHASADENPKGGGIGCQLFTCQVEVDIPGQSGGEAGDNDGSGGTGGGSSGSDDDPNKRVCKYELVDPQPPAGSLDWEGHEPGDGAVYEQICGIGDFTNTIARMVWLAEPPTQETVDPAVLAQRAVDSMTLLGPDVASPRAAGDYTVGVPMWMWVNQSATTYGPNTASASAGGITVTATAKVSKIVWQMGDGSSVTCNGPGTPYQGSEGMAQSPTCGHMYSKTSAGTKSGKFPVTATSTWTIDWQGGGEVGQLTEIRQTDVQVAIGELQVVT, encoded by the coding sequence ATGCTGACACGCCACAGCATCCCTGTCACCGCAATGATGGTCATGGCCACCGTCGTTGGCACCGTCCATGCCTCCGCGGACGAAAACCCCAAGGGCGGCGGCATCGGGTGCCAGCTGTTCACCTGCCAGGTCGAGGTCGACATCCCCGGCCAGTCTGGTGGCGAAGCAGGAGACAATGACGGCAGCGGCGGAACTGGCGGCGGTTCATCTGGCAGTGATGACGACCCCAACAAGAGGGTCTGCAAATACGAGCTCGTAGACCCGCAACCCCCCGCCGGCAGCCTGGACTGGGAAGGCCACGAGCCCGGCGACGGTGCCGTGTACGAACAAATTTGCGGGATCGGTGACTTCACGAACACCATCGCTCGGATGGTCTGGTTGGCTGAGCCGCCGACGCAAGAGACGGTCGACCCGGCTGTCCTGGCGCAGCGGGCAGTCGACTCGATGACGCTGCTAGGCCCGGACGTCGCCAGCCCGCGTGCGGCGGGGGACTACACGGTCGGTGTTCCGATGTGGATGTGGGTCAACCAGAGCGCCACGACCTACGGGCCCAACACTGCTTCTGCGTCAGCGGGCGGGATCACGGTCACCGCGACAGCGAAGGTTTCGAAGATCGTGTGGCAGATGGGCGACGGCTCATCTGTGACGTGCAATGGCCCAGGCACGCCCTACCAGGGATCCGAGGGCATGGCGCAGTCGCCGACCTGTGGACATATGTATTCCAAGACCTCAGCCGGGACCAAGAGCGGCAAGTTCCCGGTCACTGCGACGTCGACATGGACGATCGACTGGCAGGGCGGCGGGGAGGTCGGCCAGCTCACCGAGATCCGGCAAACCGACGTGCAGGTGGCGATCGGCGAGCTGCAGGTCGTCACGTAA
- a CDS encoding SAF domain-containing protein produces MSKTQERVGAVSSHGVPPQGPAAGPVAPPRVSARRRRPGVIALSLALIAAGGAGVAVLLLQVGNRTEVLTVVRDVQVGQVVTEDDLGKASIALDPSVKAVRGDDMDSVVGKRAAVELKPGSLLAPSHVTKDSLVKAGEQLVPIGLKPEQVPATALVPGQNVQLVHVPAQGQADTDKTSSTPPETIDGRVVKTSSAAPGTGIVVVDVATTAAQGPTAAAWVSAGTLRLVLAAADGT; encoded by the coding sequence TTGAGCAAGACCCAAGAACGTGTAGGCGCAGTCAGCTCGCACGGCGTCCCCCCGCAGGGGCCTGCGGCCGGGCCCGTCGCTCCCCCGCGGGTGTCGGCTCGTCGTCGCCGGCCAGGTGTCATTGCCCTGTCGCTGGCGCTGATCGCCGCCGGAGGGGCCGGAGTTGCTGTCCTGCTGCTGCAGGTCGGCAACCGCACTGAGGTGTTGACCGTGGTCCGCGACGTCCAGGTCGGCCAGGTCGTGACTGAAGACGACCTGGGCAAGGCCTCCATCGCCCTGGACCCGTCCGTCAAGGCCGTGCGCGGCGATGACATGGACTCAGTCGTGGGCAAGCGGGCAGCGGTCGAGCTCAAGCCCGGCTCCTTGCTCGCCCCCTCTCACGTGACGAAGGACTCGCTGGTCAAGGCTGGCGAGCAACTGGTGCCGATTGGACTCAAGCCCGAGCAAGTGCCGGCAACGGCGCTCGTGCCGGGCCAGAATGTGCAGCTGGTCCACGTCCCCGCCCAGGGCCAGGCGGACACCGACAAAACCTCGAGCACCCCGCCGGAGACCATCGACGGGCGGGTTGTGAAGACCTCCAGCGCCGCTCCCGGCACCGGGATCGTGGTCGTCGACGTCGCCACCACCGCCGCGCAGGGCCCGACTGCCGCCGCGTGGGTGTCGGCTGGCACTCTGCGCCTGGTCCTCGCTGCTGCGGACGGCACCTGA
- a CDS encoding CpaF family protein, with protein MHGRPLHPDPSVIPPPPTRAPQKNGAPSPAGAASSTHALGVAVPQITVDYKVARDIASQVAKQREDLLKTKPDMDMASEEQRCLNWIAEAVALWSDAQAMTPQEDEALRRAVYDLLFRAGRLQPYLDDDRVEDIIIQGPREVWLDYGDGERRKVGPIADSEEELLELLRELARGSGHSERTISTANPTLALSLQDGSRLQAITGLGPMTYAVIRRHRVFHAGLDDLVGLGTIDPILREFLGACVRAEKNIMIAGKQKAGKTTLLRAMLKEFDPECRFATIQTEDELFAHANGYHRQVVSLVGRESNGEKDVTGRGAGEVTLLDLMHPALRMSLERIVVGEVRGAEVVAMMQALTNGSGGNLCTIHARRPDIIFDRIAELYALAQENLSEQLAYRQTANGLDFIVYVDMTDETQIGGCRHRYVSHVLELTGIGENSRPATNEIFSPGAAWGELRAVPRMDPGCIDDLRRVGFDSSLLQHPYGAWQAPLPLMVEVRR; from the coding sequence ATGCACGGTAGGCCCCTGCACCCCGACCCGAGCGTGATACCACCGCCCCCAACTCGGGCGCCCCAGAAGAATGGCGCACCTTCCCCTGCCGGTGCTGCCTCGAGTACACACGCGCTCGGCGTCGCAGTTCCTCAGATCACCGTCGACTACAAGGTTGCCCGGGACATCGCCTCCCAGGTCGCCAAGCAGCGCGAGGACCTGCTGAAGACCAAGCCCGATATGGACATGGCCAGCGAAGAGCAGCGCTGTCTGAACTGGATCGCGGAGGCCGTCGCGCTGTGGTCGGACGCCCAGGCCATGACGCCGCAGGAGGACGAGGCACTGCGGCGCGCCGTGTACGACCTGCTCTTCCGGGCGGGCAGGCTGCAGCCGTATCTGGACGATGACCGGGTCGAGGACATCATCATCCAGGGCCCGCGCGAGGTGTGGCTCGACTACGGCGACGGTGAACGCCGGAAGGTGGGGCCGATCGCCGATTCGGAAGAGGAACTGCTGGAGTTGCTGAGGGAGTTGGCCCGGGGTTCCGGGCACAGCGAGCGCACCATCTCCACCGCGAACCCCACCCTGGCCCTGTCTTTGCAGGACGGCTCCCGGCTGCAGGCCATCACCGGGCTGGGGCCGATGACCTATGCGGTCATCCGTCGGCACCGGGTCTTTCACGCCGGTCTCGACGATCTCGTAGGGCTGGGCACGATCGATCCGATCCTGCGCGAGTTCCTCGGCGCGTGCGTGCGCGCGGAGAAGAACATCATGATTGCGGGGAAGCAGAAGGCCGGGAAGACGACCCTGCTGCGGGCGATGCTCAAGGAGTTCGACCCGGAGTGCCGGTTTGCCACCATCCAGACCGAGGATGAGCTGTTCGCTCACGCCAATGGCTACCACCGGCAGGTCGTCTCCCTGGTCGGCCGCGAGTCCAACGGCGAGAAGGACGTCACCGGACGCGGCGCGGGCGAGGTCACGCTGCTGGACCTGATGCATCCCGCGCTGCGGATGTCGCTGGAGCGGATCGTGGTCGGCGAGGTCCGCGGGGCTGAAGTCGTCGCGATGATGCAGGCGTTGACGAACGGGTCGGGTGGCAATCTGTGCACGATCCACGCTCGGCGCCCGGACATCATCTTCGACCGGATCGCCGAACTGTACGCGCTCGCGCAGGAGAACCTGTCCGAGCAGCTCGCCTACCGGCAGACCGCCAACGGCCTGGACTTCATCGTGTACGTCGACATGACGGACGAGACGCAGATCGGCGGTTGCCGCCATCGCTACGTCTCCCACGTCCTGGAACTGACCGGGATCGGCGAGAACAGCCGGCCCGCCACCAACGAGATCTTCTCCCCCGGAGCTGCGTGGGGGGAACTGCGCGCGGTGCCGAGGATGGACCCGGGCTGTATCGACGACCTGCGCCGCGTCGGCTTCGACTCGTCCCTGCTGCAGCATCCCTACGGGGCCTGGCAGGCGCCGCTGCCTTTGATGGTGGAGGTGCGCCGATGA
- a CDS encoding type II secretion system F family protein: MTLLWGLLCGMAVVGGLIGFVAGVVGTTAPRRAPLRQRWKVLRAGKAQREDVRLRRRTLAVLAAAVFATVWLVSGNFVGGALLGAAVIGVPWLITPAQMAQERIGQLEALSEWTQRLAGLLRLGMGLEQAMITSRQGAPEELAPQIVNLSDRLRLGWRPDGALRAFAEELDDVTSDKVVAALILSVNDRGPGLAQALEDLAGTVREEVAKKRAIEADRAKPRTTVRWMTIITVGIVVAGFFVPSYTKPYSTLLGQLVLAFLTAGFIGVLALMRQLGSFRRIPRFLITDPSSTVRLPAPAQEPDVPVADREPQGVTS, translated from the coding sequence ATGACGCTGTTGTGGGGGCTGCTGTGCGGCATGGCCGTCGTCGGCGGGCTGATCGGCTTCGTGGCCGGTGTCGTGGGCACCACCGCGCCGCGCCGGGCTCCGCTGCGGCAGCGGTGGAAGGTCCTGCGCGCCGGAAAGGCGCAGAGGGAGGACGTCCGGCTGCGGCGCCGGACCCTCGCGGTCTTGGCGGCCGCGGTCTTCGCGACCGTGTGGCTGGTCTCCGGGAACTTCGTGGGTGGCGCACTGCTCGGCGCGGCCGTCATCGGTGTGCCGTGGCTGATCACCCCAGCGCAGATGGCGCAGGAGCGCATCGGCCAGCTGGAGGCACTCAGTGAGTGGACCCAGCGGCTGGCGGGCTTGCTCCGGTTGGGCATGGGCCTGGAACAGGCAATGATCACCAGCCGTCAGGGAGCACCGGAGGAGCTCGCCCCGCAGATCGTCAACCTGTCCGACCGGCTCAGGCTGGGGTGGCGGCCGGACGGAGCGCTACGCGCGTTCGCCGAGGAACTCGACGACGTCACCTCGGACAAGGTGGTCGCCGCGCTCATCCTGTCCGTCAACGACCGCGGCCCGGGCCTGGCTCAAGCGCTGGAGGACTTGGCGGGCACCGTCCGCGAGGAGGTCGCCAAGAAGCGCGCCATCGAGGCGGACCGGGCGAAGCCGCGCACCACCGTGCGGTGGATGACCATCATCACCGTGGGCATCGTGGTGGCCGGGTTCTTCGTGCCCTCCTACACGAAGCCCTACTCCACCCTGCTCGGACAGCTGGTGCTGGCCTTCCTGACAGCCGGGTTCATCGGGGTGCTCGCCCTGATGCGGCAGTTGGGATCGTTCCGCCGCATTCCGCGCTTCCTGATCACCGACCCCTCCAGCACCGTCCGGCTGCCCGCACCTGCGCAGGAGCCGGACGTGCCGGTCGCCGACCGTGAGCCGCAAGGAGTCACCTCATGA
- a CDS encoding type II secretion system F family protein — MNVLPVVVTGGTVGAGFALLVRELLRPQPALGPALARTAPATLTMPEPELDREEKWGRWLLARLERLPGVRIPTTNLALLGQGPGQFMLKKTALAGLGLLCPVVATIPWIIAGVSLPFYVPAGVGLLIAGLLFITPDLAVRDQAKRAREEFAHALSAYLDLVALKRAADAGPAEALEKAAEVGEGWPFLYLQGALRRARLEKIPPYEALMQLAQEYDLPVLDDVADIMRGSATDGAAVYKALRARSAALNAELLADQAAEANAASEKMTAPGALLAVLVMLLMAFPAVIRMLTV, encoded by the coding sequence ATGAACGTGCTTCCCGTCGTTGTGACCGGTGGCACGGTCGGTGCCGGTTTCGCACTGCTGGTACGCGAACTCCTTCGCCCCCAGCCTGCCTTGGGACCGGCCCTCGCCCGCACTGCCCCGGCCACCCTGACCATGCCCGAGCCGGAACTGGATCGCGAGGAGAAGTGGGGCCGGTGGCTGCTGGCCCGCCTCGAGCGCCTGCCCGGCGTCCGGATCCCTACCACCAACCTGGCCCTGCTCGGGCAGGGCCCGGGCCAGTTCATGCTGAAGAAGACCGCGCTCGCCGGTCTCGGCCTGCTCTGCCCGGTGGTCGCGACGATCCCGTGGATCATCGCGGGCGTCTCCCTGCCGTTCTACGTGCCCGCCGGCGTCGGACTCCTCATCGCGGGGCTGCTGTTCATCACCCCCGATCTCGCGGTACGGGACCAGGCCAAGCGGGCACGGGAGGAGTTCGCGCACGCCCTGTCCGCCTACCTCGACCTGGTCGCGCTCAAGCGGGCCGCCGACGCCGGCCCCGCAGAGGCCCTGGAGAAGGCCGCCGAGGTCGGCGAGGGTTGGCCCTTCCTGTATCTGCAGGGCGCGCTGCGACGGGCCCGGCTGGAGAAGATTCCGCCCTACGAGGCGCTGATGCAGCTCGCCCAGGAGTACGACCTGCCCGTCCTGGACGACGTCGCCGACATCATGCGCGGCAGCGCTACCGACGGCGCAGCCGTCTACAAGGCGCTGCGGGCCCGCAGTGCGGCGCTCAACGCCGAACTGCTGGCCGACCAGGCCGCCGAGGCGAACGCGGCCAGCGAGAAGATGACCGCGCCGGGAGCCCTCTTGGCCGTCTTGGTGATGCTGCTGATGGCTTTCCCCGCGGTGATCCGCATGCTGACCGTCTGA
- a CDS encoding TadE family protein, producing the protein MAIIFPFVLLATVAVIQASMWYYARQIALTAAREGLTAARAYESSTADGAAKARDVLGRTAGDSLRGYRVSASSDGQRVRVEVSGTALSMIPGLSGLQVTQSASGPLERWTVPGE; encoded by the coding sequence ATGGCGATCATCTTTCCGTTCGTGCTGCTCGCCACGGTGGCCGTCATCCAGGCCTCGATGTGGTACTACGCACGGCAGATCGCCCTGACCGCTGCCCGCGAGGGCCTCACCGCTGCCCGCGCCTACGAGTCGAGCACGGCCGACGGTGCAGCCAAGGCCCGGGACGTGCTGGGCCGGACCGCTGGTGACAGCCTGCGCGGCTACCGCGTCTCCGCCAGCAGCGACGGGCAGCGGGTGCGGGTTGAGGTCTCCGGCACGGCCCTGTCGATGATCCCGGGCCTGTCGGGCTTGCAGGTCACCCAGTCGGCGTCCGGGCCGCTGGAACGCTGGACCGTCCCCGGGGAGTGA
- a CDS encoding TadE/TadG family type IV pilus assembly protein, translated as MNQVRYTDRWARRLRGDEGSAAIEAAIVLPALIMFLCMAIAGGRIVTSGAKIDAAAEDAAREASIHRTAGAAQGAAQAAAAESLNDQGINCASTSVNINTGGLNVPVGQVGTVTATVTCTVNLSDLLLPGVPGAKTLTSSATSVVDQYRQRGE; from the coding sequence GTGAACCAAGTGCGATACACAGACAGATGGGCTCGCAGGCTCCGCGGCGATGAGGGCAGCGCCGCGATCGAGGCTGCCATCGTCCTCCCTGCCCTGATCATGTTCCTCTGTATGGCCATCGCCGGCGGACGCATCGTCACCTCCGGAGCGAAGATCGACGCGGCAGCTGAGGACGCGGCGCGGGAGGCCTCCATTCACCGCACAGCAGGCGCCGCGCAGGGCGCCGCGCAGGCGGCAGCCGCCGAGTCCCTGAACGACCAGGGCATCAACTGCGCATCCACCAGCGTCAACATCAACACCGGCGGTCTGAACGTGCCGGTGGGGCAGGTAGGCACGGTCACCGCGACCGTGACCTGCACGGTCAATCTCTCCGATCTGCTGCTTCCCGGAGTTCCCGGAGCGAAGACCCTCACGTCGAGCGCCACCTCTGTAGTGGACCAGTACAGGCAGCGGGGTGAGTGA
- a CDS encoding TadE/TadG family type IV pilus assembly protein, with the protein MIFRHSGLRRTRLDDQGGITVFVAVCVIALTGIIGVAVDGGSKMRATERADYIAGEAARAGGQAIDPAKAISGTAIVVDPQDAAVAAQAYLRSAGATGTASVSGDGKTLTVNVTGSYDTKFLSVVGIGSLPVTGHGKATLLHGVTAPEGN; encoded by the coding sequence ATGATCTTCCGTCATTCAGGCCTCCGGCGAACACGGCTGGACGACCAGGGAGGCATCACCGTGTTCGTCGCCGTGTGCGTCATCGCGCTGACCGGGATCATCGGCGTCGCCGTCGACGGCGGCAGCAAGATGCGTGCCACGGAACGCGCCGACTACATCGCCGGCGAAGCCGCCCGGGCAGGCGGGCAGGCCATCGATCCCGCCAAGGCCATCAGCGGAACCGCGATCGTCGTGGACCCGCAGGACGCAGCTGTCGCCGCCCAGGCCTACTTGCGCTCCGCCGGCGCCACCGGCACGGCCAGCGTCTCCGGCGACGGCAAGACCCTCACCGTCAACGTCACCGGCTCGTACGACACAAAGTTCCTGTCGGTGGTCGGGATCGGCTCGTTGCCGGTGACCGGCCATGGCAAGGCCACCCTCCTGCACGGCGTCACTGCTCCTGAAGGAAACTGA